A window from Leptothermofonsia sichuanensis E412 encodes these proteins:
- a CDS encoding M15 family metallopeptidase codes for MKPYKLIPIQECGEPLLPIPSEIFAFVLPHPYAKVGAPYGDKSPFYLRESVLNSLVTAQKDLQERYSGWRIQIFDAYRPIAVQRFMVDHTFRELVQASGLALETLTAKQQQEIWEQVYGFWAVPSDDPATPPPHSTGSAVDVTLVDETGQPVDMGSQIDELSPRSFPGHFADSQLPQEQQYHRHRQLLREVMVNAGFQPHPHEWWHFCLGDQMWAWLVNQEDPARGAIARYGAIA; via the coding sequence ATGAAACCCTACAAGCTGATTCCCATCCAGGAATGCGGCGAACCCCTGCTGCCGATTCCATCAGAAATATTTGCCTTTGTCCTGCCCCATCCCTATGCAAAAGTGGGTGCTCCCTATGGGGACAAATCACCTTTCTATCTGCGGGAGAGTGTCCTGAATAGCCTGGTTACAGCTCAGAAAGATCTACAGGAAAGGTATTCAGGATGGCGGATCCAGATCTTTGATGCCTATCGCCCGATCGCCGTCCAGCGGTTTATGGTAGACCATACCTTTCGAGAACTGGTCCAGGCAAGTGGGCTGGCCCTAGAAACGCTGACCGCAAAACAACAGCAGGAAATCTGGGAACAGGTCTATGGGTTTTGGGCAGTACCCAGTGATGACCCGGCAACCCCACCGCCTCACAGTACTGGCTCCGCCGTAGATGTCACCCTGGTGGATGAAACAGGACAACCGGTCGATATGGGATCCCAAATCGATGAACTTTCTCCCCGCTCCTTTCCTGGCCATTTCGCTGATTCCCAGCTTCCTCAGGAACAGCAGTATCACCGGCATCGCCAGCTTTTACGGGAAGTGATGGTAAACGCTGGCTTTCAACCCCATCCCCATGAATGGTGGCACTTTTGCCTGGGTGACCAGATGTGGGCATGGCTGGTGAACCAGGAAGATCCGGCACGGGGTGCGATCGCCCGTTACGGAGCAATTGCATGA
- a CDS encoding RNA recognition motif domain-containing protein, which yields MSIYVGNLSYNATQEDLEHVFAEYGTVSRVQLPTDRETGRMRGFAFVEMGTEAEEDAAIEALDGAEWMGRDLKVNKAKPRENRSSGRDGSGGNNRGYRRY from the coding sequence ATGTCGATTTACGTTGGCAACCTGTCCTACAACGCCACCCAGGAAGATTTGGAGCACGTTTTTGCGGAGTACGGAACGGTGAGCCGGGTACAATTACCAACTGACCGGGAAACTGGTCGGATGAGAGGGTTTGCCTTTGTAGAAATGGGGACAGAAGCCGAAGAAGATGCGGCGATCGAAGCGTTAGATGGGGCTGAATGGATGGGACGTGACCTGAAGGTCAATAAGGCAAAACCCCGTGAAAACAGAAGCTCTGGAAGAGATGGTTCCGGTGGTAACAATCGTGGCTACCGGCGCTACTAG
- the rpsU gene encoding 30S ribosomal protein S21 — MTQVILRENEGIESALRRFKREVSKAGIFQDMRKKRHFETPLEKEKRKALAKHRQRKYRFNQH, encoded by the coding sequence ATGACTCAGGTTATTTTGAGAGAAAATGAGGGGATCGAATCAGCCCTACGCCGGTTTAAGCGTGAAGTTTCTAAAGCAGGAATTTTTCAGGATATGCGTAAAAAACGCCATTTCGAAACCCCGCTTGAAAAGGAAAAACGCAAAGCCCTTGCCAAGCACCGACAACGGAAATATCGGTTCAACCAGCATTAA
- a CDS encoding ABC transporter ATP-binding protein: protein MAAILVDHLSKTYPVAVKEPGLKGTMVHFFQRTYRQVKAVQDISFQIEPGEVVGFLGANGAGKTTTLKMLTGLIHPSAGRVNVAGHIPFQRRSPFLQKITLVMGQKQQLLWDLPALDSLRINAAVYGIGDRTFHERVGELTEMLALEGKLSQPVRKLSLGERMKAELLAALIHQPHILFLDEPTLGLDVNAQVSVREFLREYNQRYQATILLTSHYMADITALCPRVLVIHQGQLVYDGSLEGLVERFAPCRSIVVELANSYPEEKLALYGDLEAVNGQSVSFLVPQETLTRTVAKILAELEVIDLTVTEPPIEEVIGRVLKAGVAS from the coding sequence ATGGCTGCCATTCTGGTTGATCACCTGAGCAAAACCTACCCGGTTGCTGTCAAAGAGCCAGGACTCAAAGGTACGATGGTGCACTTCTTTCAGCGTACCTACCGGCAGGTAAAAGCGGTTCAGGATATTTCGTTTCAGATTGAACCAGGGGAGGTGGTGGGCTTTTTAGGGGCGAATGGTGCGGGGAAGACCACCACCCTGAAGATGCTCACCGGGTTGATTCATCCCTCTGCTGGCAGGGTGAATGTGGCCGGGCATATTCCCTTTCAGCGGCGATCGCCTTTTTTACAGAAAATTACGCTGGTCATGGGGCAAAAGCAGCAGTTGCTCTGGGATTTGCCCGCTCTGGATTCTTTACGCATCAATGCCGCCGTCTATGGAATTGGCGATCGCACCTTCCACGAGCGCGTGGGTGAACTCACCGAAATGCTTGCTCTGGAAGGTAAGCTATCCCAACCCGTGCGCAAACTGTCCCTGGGTGAGCGCATGAAAGCGGAATTGCTGGCTGCCCTTATCCATCAACCTCACATCCTGTTTCTGGACGAGCCAACCCTGGGACTGGATGTCAATGCCCAGGTGAGCGTACGCGAGTTCCTGCGGGAATATAACCAGCGGTACCAGGCGACAATCCTGCTGACCAGTCACTATATGGCCGATATTACGGCGCTTTGCCCCCGTGTCCTGGTCATTCATCAGGGGCAATTGGTGTATGACGGCAGCCTGGAAGGGTTGGTAGAACGGTTTGCTCCCTGTCGATCGATTGTGGTGGAACTGGCAAATTCTTATCCTGAAGAGAAACTGGCTCTATATGGGGATTTGGAAGCCGTCAATGGTCAATCCGTTAGCTTTCTGGTGCCCCAGGAAACCCTCACCCGGACAGTCGCAAAGATTCTGGCAGAACTGGAGGTGATTGATTTGACCGTGACTGAACCCCCAATTGAAGAAGTGATTGGGCGGGTGCTGAAAGCTGGAGTGGCATCATGA
- a CDS encoding ABC transporter permease, which yields MDNLKKFARTKTASIVLPVVATILLFVLWELAVQIFKIPPYNLPAPSAILQATLERQQALLENSAQTLFTTLGGFALAIVAGVVLGFLIGYSRLAYVILYPILVGFNTIPKVALVPLFALWFGIGTVPAILTAFLLAFFPIAVNVALGLDTVEPEMKDVMRSLGATQVEVFQKVGFPHTLPYIFASLKVAISLAFVGAVISETVASNRGIGYLIVSASSNFDVPLGFAGLMVLAVMGTVLYGFFAAIEKYVIYWAR from the coding sequence ATGGATAATCTGAAAAAGTTTGCGCGAACGAAAACTGCCAGCATTGTTTTACCTGTGGTTGCCACTATTTTGTTGTTTGTCCTGTGGGAACTGGCAGTACAAATTTTTAAGATTCCACCTTATAATTTGCCGGCTCCCAGTGCCATTCTGCAGGCAACGTTGGAAAGGCAGCAAGCATTACTTGAAAACTCAGCCCAAACTCTGTTCACGACCTTAGGTGGGTTTGCACTGGCAATTGTGGCAGGAGTTGTATTGGGCTTTTTAATTGGTTACTCGAGACTTGCTTATGTGATTCTTTACCCCATTCTGGTTGGGTTCAACACCATTCCTAAAGTTGCTCTGGTGCCGTTGTTTGCTCTCTGGTTTGGGATTGGCACGGTGCCTGCCATCCTGACAGCATTTCTACTGGCATTCTTTCCAATCGCCGTTAATGTCGCTTTGGGACTGGATACTGTGGAGCCGGAGATGAAGGATGTGATGCGATCGCTGGGGGCAACCCAGGTTGAAGTGTTTCAAAAAGTAGGGTTTCCCCATACCCTCCCCTATATCTTTGCCTCACTCAAAGTTGCCATCTCACTGGCGTTTGTAGGAGCGGTGATTTCCGAAACCGTAGCCTCCAATCGCGGAATTGGTTACCTGATTGTCAGTGCCAGTTCAAACTTTGATGTGCCATTGGGTTTTGCTGGTTTGATGGTACTGGCAGTGATGGGGACCGTTTTATACGGTTTCTTTGCTGCGATCGAGAAGTATGTCATTTATTGGGCACGCTGA
- the mutS gene encoding DNA mismatch repair protein MutS, with translation MTDSATADSPTSGLPERLVKHKVRYADHREVDRAALTPMMRHYADLKDQHPHALLLYRIGDFFETFFQDAITISRELEIVLTAKHAGEDIGQVPLAGIPHHALDRYCALLVERGYAVAVCDQIEDAAEAQGRLVQREITRIITPGTIMEEGMLPARRNNFLAAVVIAGNHWGLAYADISTGEFLTTQSENLEQLTQELMRLQPSEVLSPTDAPDLVSLLRPGEQSDQLPACLPPQFCYTLRPQAPFVLSEARYRLQQRFKVRSLEGMGCEHLPLAVRAAGGLVEYLEATSERGVGEQGKPRKNPLALSRASLQKVPLQPLCTYTLSEFLVIDHQTRRNLEITQTARDGTFHGSLLWALDRTITAMGSRALRRWLLQPLLQVQEICDRQDTIQELVENGSLRQAIQRILKQIYDLERLAGRAGSGTANARDLVALADSLEKLPELAALVGAACSRYLQDLQQVPPVLEELGQTLRVHLVDSPPICLTEGNLIRAGVNLQLDSLRQQVEADQNWIKNLEAIERERTGIPTLKVGYSKTFGYYIGISRAKAHQVPPEYDRKQTLTNEERYITAELKDRENRILIARDDLNRLEYEIFAELRSQVGTHAEPIRTLARSVAAVDVLCGLAEVAALQGYCRPEITHTREITLIEARHPVVEQSLPAGFFVPNSTEMGKQAGWGGDEGEGEKTPVPRPLCSPSPDLIILTGPNASGKSCYLRQVGLIQLMAQVGSFVPAQRARLGICDRIFTRVGAVDDLATGQSTFMVEMNETANILNHATARSLVLLDEIGRGTATFDGLSIAWAVAEHLATEIRARTIFATHYHELNELASILPNIANYQVTVKELPDQIVFLHKVQPGGADRSYGIEAGRLAGLPASVIQRAKQVMSQIEKHSKIAIGLRKGSQTSNSVRERNGRADAKADSSQFEPSGEQLDFFRSYRP, from the coding sequence ATGACGGACTCTGCAACGGCTGACTCCCCCACCAGCGGGCTACCCGAACGACTGGTCAAACATAAGGTGCGCTATGCCGACCATCGGGAAGTGGATCGGGCGGCGTTGACGCCTATGATGCGGCATTATGCAGATTTGAAAGACCAGCATCCCCATGCCTTGCTGCTATACCGGATTGGGGATTTTTTTGAAACTTTCTTTCAGGATGCGATCACCATTTCCCGGGAACTGGAAATTGTCTTGACCGCTAAACATGCCGGTGAAGACATTGGACAGGTACCCCTGGCAGGGATTCCCCACCATGCTCTCGATCGCTACTGTGCGTTGCTGGTTGAACGGGGCTATGCGGTTGCCGTCTGTGACCAGATCGAAGACGCGGCGGAAGCCCAGGGGCGGTTGGTTCAGCGCGAAATTACCCGGATCATCACCCCCGGTACCATCATGGAAGAGGGCATGTTGCCTGCCCGTCGGAACAACTTCCTGGCAGCAGTAGTCATTGCGGGCAATCACTGGGGGCTTGCCTATGCCGATATCTCAACTGGAGAATTTCTCACCACCCAATCTGAAAACCTGGAGCAACTGACCCAGGAATTGATGCGACTCCAGCCATCGGAGGTGCTTTCACCCACCGATGCCCCCGATCTGGTCAGCCTGCTGCGACCGGGCGAACAGTCTGATCAGTTACCGGCTTGCCTGCCGCCTCAATTTTGCTACACACTGCGCCCGCAGGCTCCCTTTGTCTTATCAGAAGCCCGTTATCGGTTGCAGCAGCGGTTTAAGGTGCGATCGCTGGAAGGGATGGGTTGTGAGCATTTACCCCTGGCGGTGCGGGCGGCAGGGGGCCTGGTCGAGTATCTGGAGGCCACATCGGAACGGGGGGTGGGGGAACAGGGGAAACCGCGAAAAAATCCCCTGGCGCTTTCCCGGGCTTCTTTGCAGAAAGTTCCGCTACAGCCACTCTGTACCTATACCCTGTCTGAATTTCTGGTCATCGATCACCAGACCCGGCGTAACCTGGAGATTACTCAAACGGCGCGGGATGGCACCTTTCATGGATCGCTCCTGTGGGCACTGGATCGAACCATTACAGCTATGGGAAGTCGGGCGCTGCGGCGCTGGTTGTTACAGCCCCTGTTACAGGTGCAGGAAATTTGCGATCGCCAGGATACGATTCAGGAACTGGTCGAAAACGGATCCTTGCGCCAGGCGATACAACGCATCCTGAAGCAGATTTATGACCTGGAGCGGTTAGCCGGACGGGCGGGTTCAGGCACTGCCAATGCCCGCGACCTGGTGGCACTGGCAGATTCCCTGGAGAAATTACCGGAACTGGCTGCCCTGGTTGGTGCTGCCTGCTCTCGCTATCTGCAAGATTTACAGCAGGTCCCTCCGGTTCTGGAAGAACTGGGGCAGACCCTCAGAGTGCATCTGGTCGATTCACCCCCCATTTGCCTGACGGAGGGCAACCTGATTCGCGCCGGAGTCAATCTCCAACTGGATAGCCTGCGGCAACAGGTGGAGGCTGACCAGAACTGGATTAAGAACCTGGAGGCGATCGAACGGGAGCGGACGGGGATCCCCACCCTCAAAGTTGGCTACAGCAAAACCTTTGGCTACTACATCGGCATCTCGCGGGCAAAAGCCCATCAGGTGCCACCGGAATATGACCGGAAGCAAACCCTAACCAACGAAGAACGCTACATTACGGCTGAACTCAAAGACCGGGAAAATCGGATTCTGATCGCACGAGACGACCTGAATCGCCTGGAATACGAGATTTTTGCAGAATTGCGATCGCAGGTCGGCACCCATGCCGAGCCGATCCGCACCCTTGCCCGCTCTGTCGCGGCTGTCGATGTCCTTTGTGGACTGGCAGAAGTGGCTGCCCTGCAAGGCTACTGCCGCCCTGAAATCACCCACACCCGTGAAATCACCCTGATTGAAGCCCGCCACCCCGTTGTCGAGCAGTCCCTCCCCGCTGGTTTTTTCGTACCCAACTCCACCGAGATGGGAAAACAGGCTGGTTGGGGAGGGGACGAGGGTGAGGGTGAGAAAACCCCTGTCCCCCGTCCCCTCTGTTCCCCTTCCCCTGATCTGATCATCCTCACCGGCCCCAACGCCAGCGGCAAAAGTTGTTATTTGCGCCAGGTGGGGCTGATTCAACTGATGGCGCAGGTGGGGAGTTTTGTCCCGGCACAAAGGGCACGGCTGGGCATTTGCGATCGCATCTTTACCCGTGTTGGCGCTGTGGATGACCTGGCGACCGGACAATCCACCTTCATGGTGGAGATGAATGAAACCGCCAATATTTTGAACCATGCCACAGCCCGATCGCTCGTTTTGCTGGATGAAATTGGTCGTGGTACGGCGACATTTGATGGCTTATCCATTGCCTGGGCGGTAGCAGAACATCTGGCAACGGAGATTCGTGCCCGCACCATCTTTGCCACCCACTACCACGAACTCAATGAACTGGCATCCATCCTGCCCAACATCGCCAATTACCAGGTAACCGTAAAGGAGTTGCCTGACCAGATTGTGTTCCTCCACAAAGTCCAGCCAGGTGGCGCAGACCGCTCCTATGGCATTGAAGCCGGACGCCTGGCAGGCTTACCCGCTTCCGTTATCCAGCGGGCAAAACAGGTCATGTCCCAGATCGAAAAGCACAGCAAAATTGCCATAGGACTCCGCAAAGGCAGCCAGACCAGCAATTCAGTCCGGGAAAGAAATGGCAGGGCTGATGCAAAGGCTGATTCAAGCCAATTCGAGCCATCCGGGGAACAGTTGGATTTTTTCAGGTCGTACCGGCCATAG
- the rimM gene encoding ribosome maturation factor RimM (Essential for efficient processing of 16S rRNA) gives MSSAGRTREAGTPKREEQVDLHPGPNPRPPGSPPQFIEIGKIVAPQGLRGELRVYPDSDFPERFLEPGTRWLLQPGQKQPQAIELVSGRYLQGKGLYVVHLAGIDNRTQAETLRGATLLVAASDRPHLEEDEFHVLDLIGLEVFDQATQVLIGNVVQVFPAGNDLLEVERSPVPGAAGKKSQTVLIPFVKAIVPVVDLAQRRIEITPPPGLIEMGDSLNP, from the coding sequence ATGAGCAGCGCAGGGAGAACCAGAGAAGCGGGGACGCCAAAAAGAGAAGAACAGGTTGACTTACACCCCGGACCCAATCCCCGGCCCCCCGGATCCCCACCCCAATTCATCGAAATTGGCAAAATCGTTGCTCCCCAGGGTTTGAGGGGAGAACTGCGGGTCTATCCAGACTCAGACTTTCCAGAGCGGTTTCTGGAGCCAGGCACCCGATGGTTGTTGCAACCGGGGCAGAAGCAGCCGCAGGCGATCGAGTTGGTGAGCGGTCGCTACTTGCAGGGGAAAGGGTTATACGTTGTCCATTTGGCAGGCATAGACAATCGCACCCAGGCAGAGACGTTGCGGGGCGCAACGTTGCTGGTTGCGGCCAGCGATCGCCCCCATCTGGAAGAAGATGAGTTCCATGTCCTGGATCTGATTGGTTTGGAGGTCTTTGACCAGGCAACCCAGGTCCTGATTGGCAACGTTGTGCAGGTGTTTCCGGCGGGTAACGATTTGCTAGAAGTTGAGCGATCGCCCGTCCCAGGAGCCGCTGGGAAGAAATCCCAAACCGTACTGATCCCGTTTGTTAAAGCGATCGTCCCAGTTGTCGATCTGGCTCAACGCCGGATTGAAATTACCCCCCCTCCAGGATTGATCGAAATGGGAGACTCGTTAAATCCATAG
- a CDS encoding cupin domain-containing protein, with translation MMTTTSELALEPGQGNQLQVMQDTLRILSQGEHTSMAYEMFELTGPLNSGPPPHSHPWSETYYMLDGAVEVLVGEDTVHAVPGSCVTIPGGTVHTYRIVSETARFLVTTSTMAASAFFRELHQALAQGACSLEDIIAIAAHHQVTLSGA, from the coding sequence ATGATGACAACAACCTCAGAACTTGCCCTCGAACCTGGCCAGGGTAACCAGCTACAGGTCATGCAAGACACCTTGCGAATTTTAAGCCAGGGTGAGCATACCAGCATGGCTTACGAAATGTTTGAATTAACCGGCCCCTTGAACAGTGGTCCGCCTCCCCATTCCCATCCCTGGAGTGAAACCTACTACATGCTGGATGGCGCAGTGGAGGTTCTGGTCGGAGAGGATACAGTGCATGCTGTTCCGGGGTCCTGTGTGACGATTCCGGGGGGAACCGTTCACACCTATCGGATTGTGTCAGAAACCGCCAGATTTCTGGTAACGACTTCAACCATGGCAGCCTCCGCCTTTTTCAGGGAATTGCACCAGGCTTTAGCCCAGGGTGCCTGTTCTTTGGAAGATATAATCGCCATTGCAGCCCATCATCAGGTTACCCTGAGTGGTGCTTAG
- a CDS encoding DUF4278 domain-containing protein — protein sequence MKLTYRGVQYESNNQPASVPAVDVRYRGASYRLNQVARTENLNAILKYRGAVYGSQPMAEVAATTPVLNATAAPATVAMPAHSVEQQARLLTMSHHRAVKNRQQSMLSRSASEVGLKANLANYWNHIQGKVHPSFWMSYDRSHTALS from the coding sequence ATGAAACTCACTTATCGCGGTGTTCAATACGAATCCAATAACCAACCTGCTTCTGTTCCCGCTGTTGATGTTCGCTATCGCGGTGCCAGCTATCGCTTAAATCAGGTTGCCAGGACTGAAAACTTAAATGCCATTCTGAAGTATCGCGGGGCCGTGTATGGCTCTCAGCCGATGGCAGAAGTGGCAGCGACCACCCCAGTTTTGAATGCAACGGCTGCTCCAGCCACTGTGGCAATGCCTGCACACTCGGTTGAACAGCAAGCCCGGCTCCTGACGATGAGCCACCATCGGGCTGTAAAAAACCGTCAACAGTCGATGTTAAGCCGCTCTGCTTCTGAAGTGGGACTGAAAGCAAACCTGGCAAACTACTGGAATCACATCCAGGGGAAAGTTCATCCCAGTTTCTGGATGAGCTACGACCGCAGCCATACAGCTCTCAGCTAG
- a CDS encoding helix-turn-helix domain-containing protein, with protein MAGVTSVKVKESLDELVQQLQQVETPKDKERLQVLYWLKQEKPPSIGAIAKAIGKHRNTVGRWLLQYREGGVSAMLERKVSSGGVRKIPQWAEEALAKRLKNSEHGFASYGAVQQWLAEELGVEAEYHAVYQMTRYRLQAKLKVARPQNIKQDCERRESFKKTLQMTWSC; from the coding sequence ATGGCTGGAGTCACCTCGGTTAAAGTCAAAGAAAGTCTCGATGAGCTAGTCCAACAATTGCAACAAGTGGAAACACCAAAGGACAAGGAACGCCTGCAAGTGCTGTACTGGCTCAAACAGGAAAAGCCACCCAGCATTGGTGCGATTGCCAAGGCGATCGGGAAACATCGCAATACAGTAGGGAGATGGTTATTGCAGTATCGGGAAGGTGGGGTGAGTGCCATGCTGGAACGTAAAGTGTCGTCTGGCGGTGTCCGCAAGATTCCACAATGGGCGGAAGAGGCACTGGCTAAGCGATTAAAGAACTCGGAACATGGATTTGCCAGTTATGGAGCTGTGCAACAGTGGTTAGCGGAGGAGTTGGGTGTCGAAGCGGAGTATCATGCGGTATACCAAATGACGCGCTATCGCCTCCAAGCGAAGCTGAAAGTGGCTCGTCCGCAAAATATCAAGCAGGATTGTGAACGGCGCGAATCATTTAAAAAAACCTTGCAGATGACCT
- a CDS encoding valine--pyruvate transaminase, with translation MEPALSHYGNEMSRLTGVRAIMKDINEALRAGAGKDLINLSAGNPLILPEVEQLWRDCTADLLASPEYGEVVCRYGASQGYQPFVEAVVNDFNQRYGLTLSDRNILITPGSQSLYFYAANAFGGYTRSGTLKKIVLPLSPDYTGYGGVTLTPEALVAYKPFLDIDAPAHRFKYRPDFSQLEIDESTGAVLFSRPCNPTGNVLTDEEVKKIAELAAPYDIPVFIDSAYAPPFPALNFTDMAPLFGGNIIHCMSLSKAGLPGERIGIAIGDEQVIQVLECFQTNMCIHSPRYGQAIAARAIRSGALADIAVNVIRPFYQKKINIIEHTLDQAMPRDLPWFLHRGEGAIFTWLWLKDLPITDWELYQQLKQVSVIVVPGSSFFPGLRENWEHTHQCIRISLTAGDQEIETGMKRLAEVVKLVYQRSVVTGR, from the coding sequence ATGGAACCTGCCCTGAGTCACTATGGCAATGAAATGTCTCGCCTGACAGGAGTGCGGGCGATTATGAAAGACATCAATGAGGCACTACGAGCCGGGGCGGGGAAGGACCTGATCAACCTGAGTGCTGGCAACCCGCTGATTTTGCCAGAGGTGGAACAACTGTGGCGCGACTGTACTGCTGATCTACTTGCCAGTCCAGAGTATGGTGAGGTCGTTTGTCGCTATGGAGCAAGCCAGGGTTACCAGCCGTTTGTTGAAGCTGTGGTCAATGACTTTAACCAGCGGTATGGGCTGACTTTAAGCGATCGCAACATTCTGATTACCCCTGGCAGCCAGAGTCTCTATTTTTATGCCGCGAATGCCTTTGGCGGCTATACCCGTAGCGGTACGCTCAAGAAAATTGTTCTCCCGCTCAGCCCTGACTACACAGGTTATGGTGGAGTTACCCTCACCCCCGAGGCCCTGGTTGCCTATAAGCCATTCCTGGACATCGATGCCCCGGCTCACCGGTTCAAGTATCGCCCCGACTTCAGCCAACTGGAAATTGATGAGAGTACAGGCGCTGTGCTGTTCTCCCGTCCCTGCAATCCAACGGGTAATGTGCTCACTGATGAAGAGGTGAAAAAAATTGCTGAGCTGGCGGCTCCCTATGATATCCCGGTCTTTATTGACTCTGCCTATGCTCCACCGTTCCCGGCTTTGAACTTTACGGACATGGCACCGTTGTTTGGGGGCAACATCATCCATTGTATGAGCCTGTCAAAAGCAGGGTTGCCGGGTGAACGGATTGGCATTGCAATTGGGGATGAACAGGTGATTCAGGTGCTGGAATGCTTCCAGACCAATATGTGTATTCATTCGCCCCGCTATGGGCAGGCGATCGCTGCTCGCGCCATTCGTTCGGGTGCCCTGGCAGACATTGCGGTTAACGTCATTCGCCCCTTCTACCAAAAAAAGATTAACATCATCGAACACACCCTTGATCAGGCAATGCCCAGGGATCTTCCCTGGTTCCTGCACCGGGGAGAAGGGGCTATTTTTACCTGGCTCTGGCTGAAGGACCTGCCTATCACTGACTGGGAACTGTATCAGCAATTAAAACAAGTGAGCGTAATTGTCGTACCTGGTAGTTCCTTCTTTCCGGGGCTACGGGAAAACTGGGAACATACTCACCAGTGTATCCGGATCAGCCTGACGGCAGGCGATCAGGAAATTGAAACCGGAATGAAGCGGCTGGCAGAGGTTGTTAAGCTGGTTTATCAGCGATCGGTGGTAACGGGCAGATGA
- a CDS encoding ABC transporter permease gives MTSESQTQGSDSRQPVCPLKRALRIARTLFSVYYAYMLEYRAELLFWVLSGSLPIILMGIWMEAAQGGQFGLTPVEFARYFLSAFIVRQFTVVWVIWEFEREIVEGKLSFRLLQPLNPIWHYFASHTAERFARLPFAFGLIALFFLLYPQSFWVPNLVNLMLFLLVVTCAFALRFLMQYTLAMFAFWTERASALEQFWFLFYLFLSGLVAPLNVFPPLLRQIVLWTPFPYLIYFPASLLVDLPVDLVRGLVVMAIWIAIFLITYRWLWHRGLRQYSGMGA, from the coding sequence ATGACCAGCGAAAGCCAGACGCAGGGATCTGACAGCCGGCAGCCTGTGTGCCCGCTAAAGAGAGCCTTACGCATTGCCAGAACGCTGTTTTCAGTCTACTACGCCTATATGCTGGAATATCGGGCTGAACTGTTGTTCTGGGTACTGTCGGGATCACTGCCCATTATTTTGATGGGCATCTGGATGGAAGCAGCTCAGGGCGGGCAATTCGGATTAACACCGGTAGAGTTTGCCCGTTATTTTCTGTCGGCGTTTATTGTTCGACAATTTACTGTCGTGTGGGTGATCTGGGAGTTTGAGCGGGAAATCGTAGAAGGTAAGCTGTCGTTTCGCCTGTTGCAACCCCTGAACCCGATCTGGCATTACTTTGCTTCCCACACCGCCGAGCGCTTTGCCCGTCTACCATTTGCCTTTGGGCTGATTGCGTTGTTTTTTCTCCTCTATCCCCAGTCCTTTTGGGTTCCCAACCTGGTCAACCTGATGCTGTTTCTGCTTGTGGTTACTTGCGCCTTTGCCCTGCGCTTTTTAATGCAATATACCCTGGCAATGTTTGCTTTCTGGACTGAACGGGCAAGCGCATTAGAGCAGTTCTGGTTTCTGTTTTATCTGTTTCTATCAGGACTGGTGGCTCCCCTGAATGTTTTCCCGCCTTTGCTGCGGCAGATTGTCCTGTGGACACCATTTCCCTACCTGATTTATTTCCCTGCCAGTTTGCTGGTTGATTTGCCGGTTGATTTGGTACGAGGGCTGGTTGTCATGGCTATCTGGATTGCAATTTTTCTGATCACCTACCGCTGGCTGTGGCACCGGGGACTGCGGCAGTACTCCGGCATGGGAGCGTAG